Below is a window of Stigmatopora nigra isolate UIUO_SnigA chromosome 3, RoL_Snig_1.1, whole genome shotgun sequence DNA.
TGAAAATCTCGAATGATCCAACCATTGCGCAACAGCCAGATTTGAATTTCTAGTAAGGTTCCCTGCATACCTCAATAAAAGCGATTGCAATACATATTCCCAGGACGACTCCAATGTTGGTAAGAAGCCAGTTCTCAACGCTGACGGCGCAACCCTGTGGGGAAAAGCAATGCTTTCACTCTCAATGGAAACCACAGATATTATGTCAGACTAAAGAATAGCAACAAGCATGTTACCGTGTCATATACAGGCCAGTCAGGTGTCTGAGCCTCACAAAATCCACtctcagagacgtttccggcaGCAAGGGAGATGTTTTGGCACGAGCAGGGAAACAGAAGCTGAGAGCTGTTGATGATAACCGGGTTCTTGTTCCAGTCGCCTTGACCATTCCAGCCACAGCATTCCATCTGCAGAGAACAGGAATGAAACGCTTCTCAAGACATCTTGTGATTTAAAAATCACTTGagcgagttaaaaaaaatccaacatttcCGAAGGAGTCACAACTGGGACACTTGACTTTCAATAAATAGTTACAAACTGTAAGACTTTTCCACGAATAGAGCTGCCATGTACCACCTCTCCAGGAGTCATTTGCATTAAATAGCAGCCTTGCCTGCTTCAAACTCTTATTCCTGTTATTGGCTGCAATGTATTGCCATGTAGGTTCTCACAGACTAGGGAAAAAAGTCCTTGATTTGCTTGTTCTAGTCTTTATTTAACTAGCTACCAAGCTCACAAATTATTATTCAGTTCAGATACTTGACGACCTTACAAAATCTATACagcaataccttgacatacgagtgccccgacataagagcaatttgagatacgtgtaaaatttcgggcaaatatttatcttgagatacgagacaaattttgatatatgagcatacagcggatgcgagaggctgctcataacaAAAttactgtctttctggtcgcaactccctcgtgtaatgtttctacgagcactgggcagagcgttgcattttttccaggtttttttccccgttagtcagtgcgaatggcgtatgtactacttctcattggcaagtgctcatgtgttatcctattgtgacgacatttgtgtgcatcattttcggaatattttgaagggaatacaaaagcaaacaaccctcgataggttgcatctgaaagtcagagtGGAGGCAGAGCAAATTGAGCTAACCTAAAAGAAGAAACGTATAAAAAACTTAAAACAAAACTAGAATAACATTTTgtttaaggttagattaaatttatttttaagtgtatctgcatcgtaatccaagttcatttaaatttgcttattttatgttacgagcgtgttgctgtgcaaaaagtctctcttgctctctctctctctctgtccctttCTCTATCCCCTCCacgaaatccatctaattttagtagtattaaacagcataaccactagttatttgttactctgtgtagatggcaaattagaacaaataaaaatgttttccccattcaaatatcttgttttaggtgtttttttcagagggttggaactaattaatttgtatttggttcatttctatggaaaacgttgatttgagatacgtgtaaatcgacatacgagctcggtcccagaacgcattaagcttgtgtCTCAAGTTATCACTGtactagcttttttttttcatctggcaCTGAATGCAAGTGGTGTCAGTAACATATTTTACGATATAAAATGAGAAAACTCGCTTTTAAATATCATAGGTTGGAACGGAGAACACAAGTTCACTTACATTTCTCTGAATGAAGTCCCATGCCTGGTGTGTGGTTGAGTTCTCTGAATAATTGTCCAAGACCTTGGATACAATCTTCGACATCTCTTCATTTAACTGGAAGGAACACAGTTAGAGTGTTATATCTTCTTATGTAGTGCATCCCCTCTCTGTATGTGGCATGTCAAAGAATGTTTTCGTTCAATATTtatatgattttctttttgggcTCAAAATGATTGACAAAGACTATTCTCTAGTCCCGTCTAACAATGCTTAAATTGCTATAttcataaaagaaaatgaattcttTACTCATTTCTCATTAATTTAAATGAATCGGTGCTTTACAAATTGGGGTATGAATGTGCGTGGGGATGGGTGAATGCGAGTTACTTTAAGGCACGTTGGGCACAGTAAAAATGTGCAATTAAACACACAGTGTAGAAAATGTTTTCTACCATTTTACTAGCTAGAAAACCTGCCAGGAATTTCAGCTTGAATATCTAGATTGTTTAAAGACATGGAAAAATCATGTTTATGCTTCACAATCATGATTTTGAAATTCCTTTCGGTATTAGAAATGTtaacctttaaaaatatattcatattttgtcAACAACAACATAATTGATTTAATGTTTTAATGGTGTCTGTTTTATGCTTATTTAAACAATGGAATAAGGACAATCCCATTTACCAAAATTTCTTATTATAAGTAGATTGAAATTGTGAGAAAAACTAGCCCAAAAAGCCCTTGTTTACAATGAGTGTGTTTAATACAGAAcggtttgtttttataaaagaatAGTTTTTAGATCTTATCATCCAACgcccaatatatatatactatgagTGGAAAAAACTACTGTTGCCATTTTTGCTTGTTCAATAGACACCAGGAGGCGCTGCAAACCAATTTCCCTCCATTTTACTCCATTTAACTATCAAGTTGTTGGACTTCAAATCTACATACTTTCCATTAGAGTTGATTGCTGTATGTAAATGGGTGTGGACGCAACCAAATAGTATGTTACTCACCGCACCCTTCTGAAAATAGATAAGGGTGCCTGCAACAATCTCAGCAATGAGGATCAACAAGAGGCAGGTGAAGTACTAAAAGGAAGGAATGAATACACAATAAGAAAACATGAAGCCTATTTGCCCTAATCAATCAACAGCTAACATACTCAGAGGCACGTTTTATGATAACTTTTGGTATCTCTGGATGTGTACACCTTCACTCAAAGAAAATGTCTGTGTCAAAGTTGATATCACTTAAATTCTCCACTTACGAGGCCAAGCAGACAGCGGATTTCATAAATAGCTCCCAAGCAGCCAATGAAGCCCATAAGCATGGAGAAAGTTCCGACTCCAATCAGGATGTAGCAAGCGGCCTTGACAGCTATGGAGTCATCTGCAAGGAAAGGATAAGCTAACTAGTCAGAATTTACAAACCAGttacagtattccctcaaatattgtgattaatgtagaccagacatggcaaACGAAGAAACGCCAAGTAGGATCAGCCCATCATAAATACAACaattttgatgattccatttactttgatttgcttgtACTtagtgcttttgctttgctgttctgtctactGCCACAGTGTAATttgccgaatacgggatgaataaagttatccattccaatccaatacatgtttttgcgccAATagagaaatacaagtacactagtacaattatcaaaaagtgtaGATTTATtcaatattacagctataaacatgtcaaaaaactaatatattaatgtataaatataatttatatatttaaaaatgtaactactttaaatactgtactcacagtgaaaatagttgctCTCCACTTGATAAGAATCCAAAACAGGTAAATGAGAGTTTTAGTACAAGTCTTTCATTCTCCTGTGACCATGAGTCTATTGTTCGcggtattcgagggattactgtactcgccTGACTAAACATGTCAGGTAacgaaatgaatttaaaaacactattctctgtttaaaatgaatctgtcaaaacatcaggtttgttcttgttttttaaagcttgAGGACGGTGGACCCACAGAGGTCCTTGTGGATAGGAGACCCCTGTTTGAAGGTTTAATTTCTAGTTATTCTTTTGTTTAGAAAAATTTACTTTtgcattctgtttttttatcccTTCATTATGATAATAATTATCATCATTCATTTTGTTAACTTTGACCTTAAAGTAATTTGATTTAGTTATTGaatgtaaatgtaataaatCAAGACAAATTATATTCGTTTGGGCAATGGGAAAACTTTGTTGGCAACTTTGTCCAAGAAAAATTGTGCTGCAAGGCCATAAATGTAAACAATCCCTGATTTAATGAAAGAGGTAAAGTTGTTATTTATGCGCTTGGAATA
It encodes the following:
- the LOC144194580 gene encoding CD82 antigen-like — its product is MGKGCVTAIKYFLFLFNLIFFLLGAVIMGFGLWLLLDNQSFLLVLNDSIAVKAACYILIGVGTFSMLMGFIGCLGAIYEIRCLLGLYFTCLLLILIAEIVAGTLIYFQKGALNEEMSKIVSKVLDNYSENSTTHQAWDFIQRNMECCGWNGQGDWNKNPVIINSSQLLFPCSCQNISLAAGNVSESGFCEAQTPDWPVYDTGCAVSVENWLLTNIGVVLGICIAIAFIELLGMTLAICLCKNVHREDYTKVPKY